ACGGACCAGCTCTCCGTACGGGTCGAGGACCTCACGATCATCGCGGAGGCGATGACCGCGCTCCGCGAAACACCGCCGACAGAACTGGCGGGCCTCCCGGTGGTGAAGGCGGAGGACCTCACCCACGGCACAGCAACGCTCCCGCCCACAGACGGCCTCCGCTACACGCTGGACGGCGAGTACCGAGCCCGGGTGATCGTCCGCCCGAGCGGCACAGAGCCCAAGCTGAAGTGCTACTTGGAAGCAGTGATCCCAGTGGCGAACCGCTCAGACCTCCCCTCCGCCCGAGCAGAGGGCACGCGGGTACTGAACGCAATCAAGCAAGACCTGTCAGCGGCGGCAGGAATCTGAAAAAGGGCAAGCGAAAGGCCGGGGTCGAAAAACGACCCCGGCCTTTCCCGTACCTGAGCGGCCTACGCCCAAAGCTCAGCCAATAGCGACCAGCACGGCCATGAGAACCGCACCCACGACCACAGGGGCAACAATCTCGTAGGCCCAGCGGATCGAGGGCTCGCCCTGGGCGGACGGCTTGTCGGCGCCGTCCCGGGCCAGCTCGCGGATCTCGTCCAAGGACTGATCGCCGGCGGCCCTGCGAGGCACGGAATCGGCCTCCGCCTTCAGGCCGCTGCCCTTGCGCCCACCCGCCGCCCGGTTGGCCTTCTTACGGGCGCGCATGGAGACCGGGATGGCCCAGAGCTGGTACTTGTCCCCGCTCTCGGTGAAGACCTCGCTGGAGTAGCCGGCCCGCACATCGGCGACGGACGCCCAGGGCAGGGTGATCACACGGAACGGATTACGAACGCGCAGCCGGTCCTCATTCGCGTACACCGCGGGCCGGACCGTGAACGCGACGACGAGCGGCGCGACGAAAAGCAGCCCCGCGACGGCCAGCCAGGCGGTGCGTGCGTCGCCATTGACCAGGGCGTCGAAACCGAGCCAGGCCCCCATCACGAGCAGCAGGACGCCACCTGCGATACCGGCGGGAGAACGGTAGGTCCGCTCCGCTGCCACGGGTCGCGTGACGGAGGGCTGGGATTCCGGGGTCTTCATACTCCGATGATGCCTGAAGCCGACAAGGACGTTCATCACAGCCTGAGAACAACCACAGAAGCCCCTGCGTACCCGTGAGCCCCACCGGCGCTCACCCGCGTACGAGACAGGGCCGGAGACAGCGAAGTCCCACCGGGCGGCCAGGCGCCGACGAAACGGGAGGGGACGTGGGGGCATGTGCGCGCGCAGCCACCAGCACCACGTACAGGCAATCAGCTAGCTGACGTGCACCCGTAGAACAGCGAGCACGTACATGCCCCCGCGGCCCCGCACCCAAAAACGCACCTGACGAGCCCACACCGAGCCCGCACCCGAAAACGCACCTGACGAGCCCACACCGACCCCGCACCCGACAACGAAGCCGAGCACCCCACACCCGGGCCCACACCCGCACCCGCGCCCGCACCCGCACCCGCACCCGCACCCGCACCCGACAACGAAGCAGCCCGCACCCGACGAAACAGCACCCCCACGCAGCGGCACCGGAACCCGCCGGAGAGACCCACCACTCCCCCCTCCCCCTGTACAGCAGCTACGCGCGTAGATATGCTCCCCTCGTGACCATGCCCACTGCACCCGCACCCGCATTCGCCGACGCGGTCGCTTCGGACCGTTCGCTGCGTCGCTTCCTTCACGGGCTGCCCGGGGTCGACACGGTCGGCCTGGAGGCTCGTGCCGCGTCTCTAGGCACGCGGTCGATCAAGACCACGGCCAAGGCGTACGCCATCGACCTGGCGATCTCGATGATCGATCTGACGACCCTCGAAGGCGCCGACACAGCCGGCAAGGTCCGCGCGCTCGGCGCGAAGGCCGTGCATCCGGACCCCACCGACCGTACGACTCCCCGCACAGCCGCCGTCTGTGTCTATCCGGACATGGTGGCGACGGCCAAGGAGGCCGTGGCCGGGAGTGACGTGAAGGTCGCCTCCGTGGCCACCGCGTTCCCGGCGGGCCGCGCCGCCCTGGAGGTGAAGCTCGGGGACGTCCGCGAGGCGGTCGCCGCCGGCGCGGACGAGATCGACATGGTCATCGACCGCGGAGCGTACCTCGCGGGCCACTACCTGAAGGTGTACGAGGAGATCGTCGCCGTTAAGGAGGCCTCGGGCGCCGCACGCCTGAAGGTCATCTTCGAGACGGGCGAGCTGTCGACGTACGACAACATCCGGCGAGCGAGCTGGCTGGGCATGATGGCCGGGGCGGACTTCATCAAGACGTCGACCGGCAAGGTCGGGGTGAACGCCACCCCGGCCAACACACTGCTCATGCTGGAGGCGGTACGTGACTTCCGCGCCCAGACGGGCGTACAGGTAGGCGTGAAGCCCGCCGGAGGCATCCGGACGACCAAGGACGCGCTCAAGTTCCTCGTGCTGGTCAACGAGACCGCCGGCAGCGACTGGCTGGACAACCACTGGTTCCGCTTCGGCGCTTCGAGCCTGCTCAACGACCTGTTGATGCAGCGTCAGAAGCTGAGCACCGGCCGCTACTCCGGCCCCGACTACGTGACGGTGGACTGACCCATGACGTTCGAGTACGCACCCGCACCGGAGTCCCGCTCCGTCGTCGACATCGCCCCCAGCTACGGCCTTTTCATCGACGGCGAGTTCGCCGAGGCGGCCGACGGCAAGGTCTTCAAGACGGTGAGCCCGTCGACGGAGGAGGTCCTCTCCGAGATCGCCCAGGCGGGCGAGGCGGACGTGGACCGCGCGGTGAAGGCCGCCCGCAAGGCGTTCGAGAAGTGGTCGGCGCTGCCGGGCGCGGAGCGCGCGAAGTACCTGTTCCGGATCGCGCGGATCATCCAGGAGCGCAGCCGCGAGCTCGCGGTCCTGGAGACGCTGGACAACGGCAAGCCGATCAAGGAGACGCGCGACGCGGACCTCCCCCTGGTGGCGGCGCACTTCTTCTACTACGCGGGCTGGGCGGACAAGCTCGGCCACGCGGGCTTCGGCCCGAACCCGGCGCCGCTGGGCGTCGCGGGCCAGGTCATCCCGTGGAACTTCCCGCTGCTGATGCTGGCGTGGAAGATCGCCCCGGCGCTGGCGACGGGCAACACGGTCGTCCTGAAGCCTGCCGAGACGACCCCCCTGTCCGCCCTGTTCTTCGCGGACATCTGCCGCCAGGCGGGCCTGCCCAAGGGCGTGGTGAACATCCTCCCGGGCTACGGAGACGCGGGCGCGGCCCTCACGGCACACCCCGATGTGAACAAGGTCGCCTTCACCGGCTCGACGGCAGTCGGCAAGGCGATCGCCCGGCAGGTGGCCGGCACGGACAAGAAGGTCACGCTCGAACTGGGTGGCAAGGGCGCGAACATCGTCTTCGACGACGCGCCCATCGACCAGGCGGTCGAGGGCATCGTCACGGGCATCTTCTTCAACCAGGGCCAGGTGTGCTGCGCGGGCTCGCGCCTCCTGGTCCAGGAGTCGGTGGCCGACGAGGTGCTGGACGCGCTGAAGCGCCGCCTCACCACCCTCCGCCTGGGCGACCCCCTGGACAAGAACACCGACATCGGCGCGATCAACTCCGCGGAGCAGCTCGCGAGGATCAAGACGCTCGCGGACACGGGCGAGGCCGAGGGCGCGGAGCGCTGGTCGGCGCCGTGCGAACTCCCGGACAGCGGCTACTGGTTCGCGCCCACGCTGTTCACGAACGTCACGCAGGCGCACACGATCGCGCGGGACGAGATCTTCGGCCCGGTGCTGTCCGTCCTCACGTTCCGCACTCCGGAGGAGGCGGTGGCGAAGGCGAACAACACGCAGTACGGGCTCTCGGCCGGCATCTGGACGGAGAAGGGCTCGCGCATCCTCTCGGTCGCGAACAAGCTCCGGGCGGGCGTCGTCTGGGCCAACACGTTCAACAAGTTCGACCCGACCTCGCCGTTCGGCGGCTACAAGGAGTCGGGGCACGGCCGCGAGGGCGGCCGCCACGGCCTGGAGGCATACCTCGCCCCGTCGAGCCCGGAGGGCACGCGATAAATGAGCACTGTTGAGCGACTCACAGTCCTGAAGACCTACAAGCTGTACGTGGGCGGGAAGTTCCCGCGTTCCGAGAGCGGCCGGGTGTACGAGGTGTCGGACTCGAAGGACAAATGGCTGGCCAACGCCCCGCTGTCGTCCCGCAAGGACGCGCGTGACGCGGTAGTGGCGGCGCGCAAGGCGTTCGGCGGCTGGGCGGGCGCGACGGCGTACAACCGCGGACAGGTGCTCTACCGCGTGGCGGAGATGCTGGAGGGCCGCCGCGACCAGTTCGTGCGGGAGGTGGCGGATGCCGAGGGCCTTTCGAAGTCGAAGGCGGCGGCGGTCGTGGACGCGGCGGTCGACAGGTGGGTCTGGTACGCGGGCTGGACGGACAAGATCGGCCAGGTCGTGGGCGGGGCGAACCCGGTCGCGGGCCCGTTCTTCAACCTGTCCACGCCCGAGCCGACCGGAGTGGTGGCCGTGCTGGCCCCGCAGAAGTCGTCGTTCCTGGGCCTGGTCTCGGTGATCGCCCCGGTGATCGCGACGGGCAACACGGCCGTGGTGATCGCGAGCGAGACGTCCCCGCTGCCGGCTCTGTCGCTCGGCGAGGTGCTCGCCACGTCCGACGTGCCGGGCGGTGTGGTGAACGTGCTGTCCGGCAGGACGTCGGAGATCGCTCCGACGCTGGCCGCGCACCAGGACGTGAACGCGATCGACCTTACGGGCGCGGACGCCGACCTGGCCCGTGACCTGGAGATCGCGGCGGCGGACAACCTGAAGCGCGTGCGCCGTCCCCAGGCTGTGGACACGGACTGGACGACGGACCCGGGCACGGACAGGCTCACGTCGTTCCTGGAAACGAAGACGGTGTGGCACCCGACGGGTTCGCTCGGCGCATCGGGCTCTTCGTACTAGGCCCGAGCCAGAACCCGAGGCCCGACCCGAACCCGAAGCCCCGTCCCTCCTCCGTCCAGGAGGGGCGGGGTTTCGTCATGCCCCACCGCCCCCCCCAGCGCACGGATCCGCACACGGATCAGACCCCGAGCCGCGCGGCGATCCCGTCGAGGATGCAGTCGAGGCCGAGGTCGAACTCCCAGGTGGGGTCGTCCTTGTGGGCGGCGCCGAGCCCGTAACGCTGATAGTTCGGGTAACGGCCCGTATCCATCAGGTAGTTCATCTGCGGGGCGAGCGCCTGCCGGG
The DNA window shown above is from Streptomyces sp. NBC_01445 and carries:
- a CDS encoding PH domain-containing protein — its product is MKTPESQPSVTRPVAAERTYRSPAGIAGGVLLLVMGAWLGFDALVNGDARTAWLAVAGLLFVAPLVVAFTVRPAVYANEDRLRVRNPFRVITLPWASVADVRAGYSSEVFTESGDKYQLWAIPVSMRARKKANRAAGGRKGSGLKAEADSVPRRAAGDQSLDEIRELARDGADKPSAQGEPSIRWAYEIVAPVVVGAVLMAVLVAIG
- the deoC gene encoding deoxyribose-phosphate aldolase; the encoded protein is MPTAPAPAFADAVASDRSLRRFLHGLPGVDTVGLEARAASLGTRSIKTTAKAYAIDLAISMIDLTTLEGADTAGKVRALGAKAVHPDPTDRTTPRTAAVCVYPDMVATAKEAVAGSDVKVASVATAFPAGRAALEVKLGDVREAVAAGADEIDMVIDRGAYLAGHYLKVYEEIVAVKEASGAARLKVIFETGELSTYDNIRRASWLGMMAGADFIKTSTGKVGVNATPANTLLMLEAVRDFRAQTGVQVGVKPAGGIRTTKDALKFLVLVNETAGSDWLDNHWFRFGASSLLNDLLMQRQKLSTGRYSGPDYVTVD
- a CDS encoding aldehyde dehydrogenase family protein translates to MTFEYAPAPESRSVVDIAPSYGLFIDGEFAEAADGKVFKTVSPSTEEVLSEIAQAGEADVDRAVKAARKAFEKWSALPGAERAKYLFRIARIIQERSRELAVLETLDNGKPIKETRDADLPLVAAHFFYYAGWADKLGHAGFGPNPAPLGVAGQVIPWNFPLLMLAWKIAPALATGNTVVLKPAETTPLSALFFADICRQAGLPKGVVNILPGYGDAGAALTAHPDVNKVAFTGSTAVGKAIARQVAGTDKKVTLELGGKGANIVFDDAPIDQAVEGIVTGIFFNQGQVCCAGSRLLVQESVADEVLDALKRRLTTLRLGDPLDKNTDIGAINSAEQLARIKTLADTGEAEGAERWSAPCELPDSGYWFAPTLFTNVTQAHTIARDEIFGPVLSVLTFRTPEEAVAKANNTQYGLSAGIWTEKGSRILSVANKLRAGVVWANTFNKFDPTSPFGGYKESGHGREGGRHGLEAYLAPSSPEGTR
- a CDS encoding aldehyde dehydrogenase family protein, which gives rise to MSTVERLTVLKTYKLYVGGKFPRSESGRVYEVSDSKDKWLANAPLSSRKDARDAVVAARKAFGGWAGATAYNRGQVLYRVAEMLEGRRDQFVREVADAEGLSKSKAAAVVDAAVDRWVWYAGWTDKIGQVVGGANPVAGPFFNLSTPEPTGVVAVLAPQKSSFLGLVSVIAPVIATGNTAVVIASETSPLPALSLGEVLATSDVPGGVVNVLSGRTSEIAPTLAAHQDVNAIDLTGADADLARDLEIAAADNLKRVRRPQAVDTDWTTDPGTDRLTSFLETKTVWHPTGSLGASGSSY